In the Thalassoglobus sp. JC818 genome, one interval contains:
- a CDS encoding metal-dependent hydrolase, with the protein MASFKEHVGFSGLLGVGYGLAATFMFGFQPTQAALAGYLAGVGGMLPDLDSPTGKPGQEIFSLTAAVVPLVLIGYVLKWAGLPTDTETVMLTLLLMYFAIRYGGSWLVAKLCVHRGMFHSIPAMLISAEATYLFYPSDELSVKILMSGAVTIGFFSHLLLDEIYSVGWSGPVPKLKKSFGTALKLYGTKFGPAAFAYALLAFMTFVTLEDAGVIGPPEPRQATSPSGEETEDAEDQLDFQQSSEALPLQSASRAADELTDAPRFQTQ; encoded by the coding sequence ATGGCGTCATTCAAGGAGCATGTTGGTTTTAGTGGATTGCTGGGAGTCGGGTACGGACTCGCAGCCACGTTCATGTTCGGTTTTCAGCCGACACAAGCTGCCCTGGCTGGATATCTCGCTGGCGTAGGAGGCATGCTTCCCGATCTTGATTCCCCAACGGGCAAACCAGGTCAGGAAATCTTTTCGCTGACGGCTGCCGTCGTCCCACTCGTGCTGATTGGGTATGTCCTGAAATGGGCAGGACTTCCGACCGACACCGAAACTGTCATGCTGACGTTGCTCTTGATGTACTTCGCGATCCGCTATGGAGGATCTTGGCTGGTGGCCAAACTCTGCGTCCATCGCGGCATGTTTCACAGCATCCCAGCGATGCTGATTTCTGCTGAAGCAACGTATCTCTTCTATCCAAGTGATGAGCTATCCGTGAAAATCCTGATGTCCGGAGCAGTGACGATCGGATTTTTCTCACATCTCTTGCTTGACGAAATCTATTCCGTCGGATGGTCCGGACCGGTCCCGAAGTTGAAGAAATCATTCGGAACCGCACTCAAGCTGTACGGGACGAAGTTTGGACCGGCAGCGTTTGCCTATGCGTTGCTGGCTTTCATGACTTTCGTCACCCTCGAAGATGCAGGCGTCATCGGTCCCCCCGAACCGCGACAGGCGACATCTCCATCCGGTGAAGAAACAGAAGACGCTGAAGATCAACTCGACTTTCAGCAGTCTTCCGAGGCACTTCCACTTCAATCAGCGTCTCGAGCAGCCGACGAACTCACCGACGCGCCACGGTTTCAGACTCAGTAG
- the cysK gene encoding cysteine synthase A, whose translation MPVYQDNSLSIGRTPLVQINHLTKGLKARVLAKIEGRNPAYSVKCRIGAAMIWDAEEKGLLKPGMQVVEPTSGNTGIALAFVCAARGYPLTLTMPDTMSIERRMMLRSFGANLLLTPGADGMKGAINKATELSEQDNFFMPQQFNNPANPAIHEKTTGPEIWDDTEGNVDIFVAGVGTGGTITGVTRFFKNVKGKQIHSIAVEPAASPVLSGGEPGKHKIQGLGAGFIPNNLDMSLVDEVVQVTDEESFEMAPRVAREEGITCGISCGAAMTAALRVAARPESEGKTIVVVLPDSGERYLSTALFDSCRD comes from the coding sequence ATGCCTGTGTATCAAGATAACTCACTCTCCATTGGCCGGACTCCACTCGTCCAGATCAACCATCTCACCAAAGGGTTGAAAGCCAGAGTTCTCGCCAAGATCGAAGGCCGCAATCCAGCTTACTCGGTGAAGTGCCGGATCGGGGCTGCCATGATCTGGGATGCCGAAGAGAAAGGCCTTCTTAAGCCGGGAATGCAGGTCGTGGAGCCAACCAGCGGAAACACCGGAATCGCACTCGCATTCGTCTGTGCCGCCCGAGGATATCCACTCACGCTGACCATGCCAGACACAATGTCGATCGAACGACGCATGATGCTCCGATCTTTCGGCGCCAACCTGCTGTTGACTCCCGGAGCGGACGGGATGAAGGGTGCCATCAACAAGGCAACCGAATTGTCTGAACAAGACAACTTCTTCATGCCGCAGCAGTTTAACAATCCAGCAAATCCTGCCATCCACGAAAAGACAACCGGTCCCGAAATCTGGGACGACACGGAAGGCAACGTCGACATCTTCGTGGCTGGCGTCGGAACCGGTGGAACAATTACCGGAGTGACACGGTTCTTCAAGAACGTCAAAGGTAAGCAGATTCACTCCATCGCTGTCGAACCCGCAGCGAGTCCTGTCCTCTCCGGAGGAGAACCTGGTAAGCACAAAATTCAGGGCTTGGGTGCTGGATTCATCCCGAACAACTTGGACATGAGCCTCGTTGACGAAGTCGTTCAAGTCACGGACGAAGAGTCCTTCGAAATGGCTCCGCGCGTCGCCCGTGAAGAAGGCATCACTTGCGGAATCAGCTGTGGTGCAGCGATGACAGCTGCACTCCGAGTCGCAGCCCGTCCGGAAAGCGAAGGCAAGACTATCGTCGTCGTCCTTCCCGATTCCGGGGAACGCTACCTCTCGACAGCCCTGTTCGACAGTTGCCGAGACTAG
- a CDS encoding SGNH/GDSL hydrolase family protein, with product MALLIFTVSIVISELSLRVYIASRGWTTNCFAPQLDLFVPDPVNGATLRNNFRLKSGSFDIRTNQFGLRGPEIEKDAAAETLRIAVLGGSSAFGYFASDGQEAARILEERLQKSIPDGSNFTIEVLNAGVPGYNLFHTLHRFESRVCPLKPDFVLLYLGWNDLTYVVSETPDEQQHQQRTLAPLWERLLGSFVLYDVIAYRIFQRSPQFAPQSGINKQPTDAGVVQFRKNLDLLLNKIEDCEAVPIICIQLMAAHPEADSQLDASLGTTPEDVREVKELGNWLRDELTQVADDRDLMLIDANSSISIDPDHLADAIHPTLTGERKLAEFWKQSIEPIVSQRLEAESASDETDSDQIDAPK from the coding sequence TTGGCGCTTCTGATTTTCACCGTCTCAATTGTGATCTCAGAACTCTCGCTTCGCGTCTACATCGCTTCAAGAGGTTGGACGACCAACTGCTTCGCTCCGCAACTTGACCTCTTTGTCCCCGACCCGGTGAACGGAGCAACTCTTCGAAACAACTTCCGGCTGAAGTCCGGATCGTTCGACATTCGCACGAACCAGTTCGGCCTTCGTGGACCCGAAATCGAAAAAGATGCAGCTGCAGAAACTCTTCGCATCGCAGTTCTCGGCGGATCTTCGGCGTTCGGATATTTCGCCAGCGACGGCCAGGAAGCTGCCCGGATTCTTGAAGAGCGACTTCAGAAATCGATTCCCGATGGATCGAACTTCACGATTGAAGTCCTGAACGCGGGAGTCCCGGGGTACAACCTGTTTCACACTCTGCACCGTTTCGAAAGCCGCGTCTGCCCGCTGAAACCGGACTTCGTGTTGCTCTATCTGGGATGGAATGACTTGACTTACGTCGTCAGCGAAACTCCCGACGAGCAACAACATCAACAACGCACGCTGGCCCCATTGTGGGAGCGGTTGCTCGGAAGCTTCGTGCTCTACGACGTCATTGCTTATCGCATCTTCCAACGATCTCCGCAGTTTGCACCTCAGTCGGGCATCAATAAGCAACCGACGGATGCCGGTGTCGTGCAGTTTCGCAAAAACCTCGATCTGCTGTTGAACAAAATCGAAGACTGTGAAGCCGTCCCGATCATCTGCATCCAACTCATGGCCGCACATCCCGAAGCGGATTCGCAGCTTGACGCCTCCCTCGGAACAACGCCTGAAGATGTGCGCGAAGTCAAAGAGCTCGGCAATTGGTTGCGGGATGAACTCACTCAGGTTGCTGATGACCGCGATCTCATGTTGATCGACGCCAACTCGTCGATTTCGATCGATCCCGATCACCTCGCCGACGCGATTCACCCCACTCTGACTGGTGAACGCAAACTCGCAGAATTCTGGAAGCAGTCGATCGAACCAATCGTCTCTCAACGCTTGGAAGCAGAATCGGCCAGCGACGAGACAGATTCTGACCAAATCGACGCCCCAAAATGA
- a CDS encoding thioredoxin family protein, with the protein MVKTASTMLPLGNAAPDFSLPNVDGKDVSLNDFAGKPLLVMFICNHCPFVVHLRSALAEFTSEYQMKGLSVVGISANDVSTHPQDGPEEMKAEAKSAGYTFPYLYDETQEVAKAYHAACTPDFFLFDSDHKLVYRGQFDDSRPQSDIPITGQDLKAACDALLAGEPIQEDQKPSIGCNIKWREGNAPAYFGG; encoded by the coding sequence ATGGTTAAAACTGCCTCCACAATGCTGCCTCTCGGCAATGCAGCCCCCGATTTTTCACTTCCGAACGTCGACGGGAAGGACGTCTCCCTGAACGACTTCGCAGGTAAGCCGCTGCTGGTGATGTTCATTTGCAATCACTGCCCGTTTGTCGTCCACCTGCGTTCTGCTCTGGCTGAGTTTACCTCGGAGTACCAGATGAAAGGGCTAAGCGTTGTTGGCATCAGCGCCAATGATGTCTCGACACATCCGCAGGATGGTCCGGAAGAAATGAAAGCTGAAGCGAAGTCAGCCGGGTACACGTTTCCCTATCTCTACGATGAAACTCAGGAAGTCGCCAAAGCGTATCACGCTGCCTGCACACCGGACTTCTTTCTCTTCGACAGTGATCACAAGCTGGTCTATCGAGGACAGTTCGACGACAGTCGCCCGCAATCGGACATTCCGATTACTGGTCAAGACTTGAAGGCTGCCTGCGATGCTCTTCTGGCGGGTGAGCCCATTCAAGAGGATCAGAAGCCAAGCATCGGATGCAATATCAAGTGGCGTGAAGGAAATGCTCCCGCTTACTTCGGGGGATAA
- a CDS encoding cyclophilin-like fold protein, protein MPTPIRIVLNNVTLRAELNDSETAQAIAKALPLEAKANWWGDEIYFQTPVACDPEPDARADFGIGELGYWPPANAFCIFYGPTPISNGGKPKMANRGNPIGWLTDGTEKLHKIIKAATVRVVLDQPQEEKSDSNS, encoded by the coding sequence ATGCCCACACCGATTCGAATCGTGCTGAACAACGTCACGCTACGAGCGGAACTCAACGACAGCGAGACAGCTCAGGCCATCGCCAAAGCACTTCCTCTTGAAGCCAAAGCAAACTGGTGGGGAGACGAAATCTATTTCCAGACGCCCGTTGCCTGTGATCCCGAACCGGATGCTCGAGCCGATTTTGGGATCGGTGAACTCGGCTACTGGCCGCCAGCGAATGCGTTCTGCATCTTTTACGGGCCAACTCCCATTTCCAACGGCGGAAAACCGAAAATGGCAAACCGTGGAAACCCGATCGGCTGGCTCACCGACGGGACGGAGAAACTGCACAAGATCATCAAAGCTGCGACAGTTCGTGTCGTGCTCGATCAACCTCAAGAAGAGAAGAGCGATTCGAATTCGTAG